In [Mycobacterium] stephanolepidis, the genomic window GTGTGGTTGATAGCCACCGCGATACCGCACTCGGGAAAGCCCAGTTGGTCGAGCAGCTGCCAGATGTTGGCACCCTCGGCGACCTCGCGTGCGTCACCATTTACCTGAATGTTCATCGGGCCTCCTGACTGTGTGCCTTCTCAAACCGGCGGGGATCGACGGCATTCGGCGACTCGCCTCCGCCAAGCACCACCCCGATCGTCTTCGCCGTCCACGGCGCGAGG contains:
- the thiS gene encoding sulfur carrier protein ThiS, producing the protein MNIQVNGDAREVAEGANIWQLLDQLGFPECGIAVAINHTVVPKSDWDTTVSDGALVEVVTAVQGG